A stretch of Henckelia pumila isolate YLH828 chromosome 4, ASM3356847v2, whole genome shotgun sequence DNA encodes these proteins:
- the LOC140867459 gene encoding syntaxin-112-like has product MNDLMTKSFLSYVDLKKQAMKDLEAGPDIEMGQLNPDDENNLSKFFEEVGTVKSDMEEITNLLLDLQDLNEETKSSQSSKVLRGLRDRINSDMVNILRKAKIIKTRLELLDKSNVANRSVSAAYGEGSPIDRTRMSVTHGLRVKLKDMMNDFQCLREKIVSDHKEGLKRRYYSATGEQPSEAMVEKMISGGGLQGLFEGKGDLMLENHERHEAVKEIQRSLVELHQVFLDMAVMVETQGEQMNNIEQNVVNAGAYISGGTKELDRAKRMKNKRMWAFWIGIVVLVFLLICLIAILF; this is encoded by the coding sequence ATGAACGATCTTATGACGAAATCGTTTCTAAGTTATGTTGATCTCAAGAAACAGGCGATGAAGGATCTTGAGGCAGGGCCAGATATCGAAATGGGGCAGCTCAaccctgatgatgaaaataatcTGTCGAAATTTTTCGAAGAAGTGGGCACTGTCAAGTCTGATATGGAAGAGATCACCAATCTGCTTCTTGATCTCCAAGACCTCAACGAAGAGACGAAATCCTCTCAAAGTTCCAAGGTTCTTCGAGGATTAAGGGACAGGATAAATTCCGATATGGTCAACATTCTTAGAAAGGccaaaatcatcaaaacaaGATTGGAATTACTAGACAAGTCCAATGTGGCTAACCGTAGCGTCTCTGCTGCGTATGGAGAAGGAAGCCCAATAGATCGCACAAGAATGTCAGTGACTCATGGACTTAGAGTCAAGCTGAaagatatgatgaatgattttCAGTGTTTGAGGGAAAAAATTGTTTCTGATCACAAAGAAGGGCTTAAGAGGAGGTACTATAGTGCCACAGGGGAACAACCGAGTGAGGCAATGGTTGAGAAGATGATATCAGGAGGTGGTCTGCAGGGGCTTTTCGAGGGGAAGGGAGATTTAATGTTGGAGAACCACGAAAGGCATGAGGCAGTGAAGGAAATACAGAGAAGCTTGGTTGAACTACATCAAGTGTTTCTTGATATGGCTGTTATGGTTGAAACTCAGGGAGAACAAATGAATAATATCGAGCAAAATGTGGTGAATGCTGGAGCGTATATCAGTGGTGGTACAAAAGAGCTTGATCGTGCTAAACGAATGAAGAACAAGAGGATGTGGGCCTTTTGGATCGGTATAGTGGTGCTTGTGTTCCTATTGATATGCCTCATCGCAATTTTATTCTGA
- the LOC140866236 gene encoding transcription factor bHLH63-like has protein sequence MFSGNAEMSVLERQRARLNWQQENLIQHHPFTYFNENEHFDGAFLMGNGDQGFGELLMGRAMKPDPGFEEGWNGLNYGNGSEFEMSCALPRTASCPPAVAEVNDGKGKEAALSSATGKESFKKRKADKNQIPKVAAEEKSQDKKMKGCAEEDTKITEQNSNSKSTITTVDNKVTSDENSKENSKPSEAPKPDYIHVRARRGQATDSHSLAERVRREKISERMKYLQDLVPGCNKITGKAGMLDEIINYVQSLQRQVEFLSMKLAAMNPRLDFETDNYLAKEMFQVCASSIPPLGSAAESVNPTHLQFNGLGQGVSSCGLEMGLNPPDATLRRTISAPVSIPDTLFDSSCLNQIQSLTWDAELQNLYGMDYQQGRSTSFVSPPFTGYMDASHVKQEM, from the exons ATGTTTTCTGGGAATGCAGAGATGAGTGTGCTGGAGCGGCAACGGGCGCGTCTGAATTGGCAGCAAGAGAACTTGATCCAACACCATCCCTTCACTTATTTCAACGAGAACGAGCACTTTGATGGTGCTTTCTTGATGGGAAATGGCGATCAAGGTTTCGGTGAGCTGCTGATGGGCAGAGCAATGAAGCCCGACCCCGGTTTCGAAGAGGGGTGGAATGGTTTGAATTATGGGAATGGGTCCGAGTTTGAAATGAGTTGCGCTCTTCCAAGAACTGCGAGTTGCCCGCCCGCTGTGGCGGAGGTGAATGATGGCAAAGGAAAGGAGGCTGCTTTGAGCTCTGCCACCGGAAAAGAGAGTTTCAAGAAGAGAAAGGCTGATAAAAATCAGATTCCTAAG GTAGCGGCGGAAGAAAAATCCCAGGACAAAAAGATGAAAGGGTGCGCAGAAGAGGACACGAAGATCACAGAACAAAACAGCAACAGCAAGAGCACCATCACTACTGTCGACAACAAAGTAACTTCCGACGAAAACTCAAAGGAAAATTCGAAGCCCTCCGAGGCTCCAAAGCCAGATTATATTCATGTTCGAGCTCGACGCGGGCAAGCCACGGACAGCCACAGCTTGGCCGAAAGA GTTCGGAGGGAGAAAATCAGCGAAAGAATGAAGTACCTACAAGATTTAGTTCCGGGATGCAACAAGATCACTGGGAAAGCCGGGATGCTGGACGAGATAATAAACTATGTCCAATCCCTTCAAAGACAAGTAGAG TTCTTATCCATGAAACTGGCGGCAATGAATCCAAGATTGGATTTTGAAACTGACAACTATTTAGCTAAAGAG ATGTTTCAGGTTTGTGCATCTAGCATTCCCCCGCTCGGGTCGGCGGCGGAAtctgtcaatcctactcatcttCAGTTCAATGGATTAGGACAAGGAGTCTCAAGTTGTGGCCTAGAAATGGGATTAAATCCTCCGGATGCCACGCTTCGGAGAACGATCAGTGCTCCTGTGTCAATTccggacaccctattcgactcGTCCTGTTTGAAT CAAATTCAGTCATTAACTTGGGATGCCGAGTTACAGAATCTATACGGTATGGATTACCAACAAGGAAGATCAACATCATTTGTTTCTCCGCCATTTACAG GTTACATGGATGCCAGCCATGTGAAACAGGAGATGTGA
- the LOC140863213 gene encoding adoMet-dependent rRNA methyltransferase spb1 produces the protein MGKVKGKHRLDKYYHLAKEHGYRSRAAWKLVQLESKFSFLRSARSVLDLCAAPGGWMQVCVERVPVGSLVIGVDLDPIRPVRGAVSLQEDITEPKCRASVKRIMAEKGCRAFDLILHDGSPNVGGAWAKEATNQNALVIDSVKLATELLAPKGTFVTKVFRSQDYTAVLYCLRQLFEKVEVDKPQASRSTSAEIYIIGLKYKAPAKIDPRLLDVKHLFQGGKEPPKVVDVLRGTKQKRHRDGYEDGDTTLRKLCSASEFIWSNSPLEILGSVTSITFDDPACSPVKEHTLTTEEVKALCDDLRVLGKQDFKHLLKWRMHIRKALSPSEKSTSTTPPEQEKEEDEDERVLNEMEELTNAMDRKKKRAKKLLAKRQAKDKARKALGKQTDATEDGYIDQELFSLTSIKGKKVLVAVENNEYEDDIDEVRNSESEESYDEAEGSSSDVDSEEDRKRYNEHVDELLDEAYERFVAKKEGSTKQRKRSKQTYSNDDQLLKGDDGMIHSDQDSDNEKNEREANPLVLPLKEYAPTQEELASQWFSQDVFMDADEHEELEKDDSEDEMPIDKPIEQRKVPGKKIEDSFEEPIGQTKKGRSQMTQSSKVDDGFEIVPAPETDSSDSSSEDDSDDDSIDTKAEILACAKKMLTKKQREDMLDDAYNKYMFHDEGLPKWFLDEEKRHCQPIKPVTKEEVAAMRAQFKEIDARPAKKVAEAKARKKRATFRQLEKVRKKANSISDQTEISDRSKRKMIEQLYKKAAPKKPEKEYVVAKKGVQVRPGKGKVLVDPRMKKDARKHGMSKKGKGKGKGKNGKQKGKGSVKSNGTGKGKGGRKGGK, from the exons ATGGGCAAAGTGAAGGGGAAACACAGGCTAGACAAGTACTACCACTTAGCCAAAGAGCACGGCTACAGATCACGTGCCGCCTGGAAGCTCGTCCAGCTCGAATCTAAGTTCAGCTTCCTCCGCTCGGCTCGCTCGGTGCTCGACCTCTGCGCCGCGCCGGGAGGATGGATGCAAGTGTGTGTCGAACGAGTCCCCGTCGGGAGCCTTGTTATCGGCGTCGACCTGGATCCTATCCGACCTGTACGTGGCGCTGTTTCATTGCAGGAGGATATAACCGAACCCAAGTGCCGAGCTTCCGTTAAGCGGATTATGGCTGAGAAGGGATGCCGggcttttgatttgattttacaTGATGGGTCGCCGAATGTCGGTGGCGCGTGGGCAAAGGAGGCCACTAATCAGAATGCGTTGGTTATTGATTCGGTGAAGCTTGCTACTGAATTACTGGCTCCTAAAGGAACTTTTGTTACTAAG GTTTTCAGGTCCCAAGACTACACTGCTGTTCTATATTGTCTCAGACAG CTATTTGAAAAGGTTGAAGTAGACAAACCACAAGCTAGTCGATCAACGTCAGCTGAAATTTATATAATTGGATTGAAGTATAAAGCACCTGCGAAGATCGACCCTCGTCTCCTTGATGTGAAGCATCTATTCCAAGGAGGAAAAGAACCTCCAAAG GTTGTGGATGTATTAAGAGGAACAAAGCAAAAGCGTCATCGTGATGG GTACGAGGATGGAGATACAACTTTGAGAAAGCTGTGCTCAGCATCGGAGTTTATTTGGTCCAACTCTCCTCTTGAGATTCTTGGTTCAGTAACTTCTATAACATTTGATGATCCTGCATGTTCACCAGTGAAGGAACATACTTTGACTACGGAGGAG GTTAAAGCTCTATGTGATGATCTTCGTGTTCTGGGGAAGCAAGATTTTAAGCATCTTCTGAA GTGGCGAATGCATATCAGGAAGGCATTGTCTCCTTCAGAAAAGAGCACATCTACCACTCCTCCTGAACAGGAAAAagaggaagatgaagatgaGCGAGTTCTCAATGAAATGGAAGAGCTAACAAATGCTATGGATCGTAAGAAGAAACGAGCAAAGAAACTGCTAGCTAAAAGACAAGCAAAG GACAAGGCTCGTAAAGCATTGGGCAAGCAGACAGATGCAACGGAAGATGGTTACATTGATCAGGAGTTGTTTTCTCTGACTTCCATCAAG ggAAAGAAAGTTCTCGTGGCTGTtgaaaataatgaatatgaAGATGATATTGATGAAGTCAGGAATTCTGAAAGTGAAGAAAGCTATGATGAAGCTGAAGGGTCATCCAGTGATGTGGACTCTGAAGAAGATCGTAAACG GTACAATGAGCACGTGGATGAATTACTTGATGAAGCATATGAAAGGTTTGTGGCTAAAAAAGAAGGAAGTACAAAACAGAGGAAGAGGTCGAAGCAGACTTACTCGAATGATGACCAACTTTTGAAG GGTGATGATGGCATGATTCATTCTGATCAAGATTCGGACAATGAAAAGAATGAACGTGAAGCAAATCCACTAGTGTTGCCACTGAAGGAATATGCGCCTACTCAAGAAGAACTTGCATCACAATGGTTCAGTCAAGATGTCTTTATGGATGCAGATGAACATGAAGAACTGGAGAAGGATGATTCCGAGGATGAAATGCCGATAGATAAGCCAATCGAACAACGTAAGGTTCCTGGGAAGAAAATTGAAGATTCATTTGAAGAACCCATTGGTCAGACGAAGAAGGGTCGATCCCAGATGACCCAATCATCCAAGGTAGACGATGGTTTTGAAATAGTTCCTGCTCCTGAAACGGATTCAAGTGATTCATCGTCTGAGGATGACTCAGATGATGATAGCATTGATACAAAAGCAGAAATATTGGCATGTGCAAAAAAAATGCTGACAAAAAAGCAGAGAGAAGACATGCTTGATGATGCATATAACAAATATATGTTTCACGATGAGGGGCTACCCAAGTGGTTCTTGGATGAAGAAAAAAGGCATTGCCAACCAATTAAGCCAGTGACAAAAGAGGAAGTAGCTGCAATGAGGGCGCAGTTTAAAGAAATCGATGCACGTCCTGCTAAGAAGGTGGCAGAAGCCAAAGCCCGAAAGAAAAGGGCAACCTTTAGGCAGCTAGAGAAGGTTCGGAAGAAGGCGAATTCCATATCAGATCAGACAGAAATCTCAGATCGTTCAAAGAGGAAGATGATCGAACAGCTTTACAAGAAAGCGGCACCGAAGAAACCTGAAAAGGAGTACGTCGTGGCTAAGAAAGGGGTCCAAGTGAGACCTGGTAAAGGGAAAGTACTCGTTGATCCAAGGATGAAAAAGGATGCTAGAAAGCATGGAATGAGCAAAAAAGGGAAAGGGAAGGGGAAAGGGAAGAATGGAAAGCAAAAGGGTAAAGGATCTGTAAAAAGTAATGGAACAGGTAAGGGAAAGGGAGGAAGGAAAGGGGGTAAGTAG
- the LOC140866221 gene encoding probable pinoresinol-lariciresinol reductase 3 produces the protein MAKSKILVIGVTGNLGFELANASLSASYQTFGLVRDSAFSDPDKVRKIRFLSDAGLQIFKGSLLDEISLMEALKQVDVVICAVSSKQVLDQKPLISAIRRAGCIKRFFPSEFGADPDKMRVSDLDHGFYSRKSEIRRLIEAEGIPYTYICCNFYMSYLLPSLIQPGLKIPPRDKVTVFGDGNVKGVFMKEKDVAAFTISTVDDPRTLNKVLYLRPPGNTISMNELIDIWEDKIGTKLERIHITKEELLKKIHETPYPDNMEMVFIYSVFVKGDQTYFGINSSGDTEGSQLYPNIKYTTISEYLDTLV, from the exons ATGGCGAAGAGCAAAATACTGGTAATCGGAGTCACCGGAAACCTAGGATTCGAGCTCGCAAATGCCAGTTTAAGCGCATCGTATCAAACATTCGGCCTCGTCAGGGATTCTGCGTTTTCTGATCCGGACAAAGTTCGAAAAATTCGTTTCCTCTCCGATGCTGGTCTCCAAATCTTCAAG GGTTCATTGCTAGATGAAATTAGTTTAATGGAAGCTTTGAAGCAAGTGGATGTTGTAATTTGTGCCGTTTCTTCGAAGCAAGTGCTAGATCAGAAGCCTCTTATTTCCGCAATCAGACGCGCCGGCTGCATCAAG AGGTTTTTTCCGTCTGAATTTGGAGCGGATCCTGACAAAATGCGAGTGTCTGACCTGGATCATGGATTTTATTCGAGGAAATCTGAAATTAGGCGTCTTATCGAAGCAGAAGGCATTCCATACACCTACATTTGCTGCAACTTTTACATGAGCTACTTGCTTCCTTCCCTCATTCAGCCTGGCTTGAAAATCCCACCAAGAGATAAAGTTACTGTATTTGGAGATGGAAATGTTAAAG GTGTATTCATGAAGGAAAAGGATGTTGCTGCCTTCACTATTAGCACAGTGGATGATCCACGGACCTTGAACAAGGTGCTATACCTGAGACCACCTGGAAATACTATTTCCATGAATGAGCTCATTGATATTTGGGAGGATAAGATTGGGACAAAACTTGAGAGGATTCACATCACAAAGGAAGAGCTTCTCAAGAAAATTCATG AAACTCCATACCCGGACAACATGGAGATGGTTTTCATATACTCTGTATTTGTCAAGGGAGATCAAACATACTTCGGCATAAACTCATCTGGTGACACGGAAGGGTCGCAGTTGTATCCAAACATCAAGTACACAACCATAAGCgagtatctggataccctggtGTAA